In the genome of Primulina huaijiensis isolate GDHJ02 unplaced genomic scaffold, ASM1229523v2 scaffold43089, whole genome shotgun sequence, the window TCCCACACCGCGGTCGACCCGCCTACTCTAATGGGAACATCCACCGTGTCTCCGTATTCGGTCTCCCTCACACAGGATGATTTGAAAAGAATCGCCGCTTTTAAGGCGGTGGAGCACGTCAAATCTGGCATGGTCGTTGGCCTCGGCACCGGATCTACAGCCAAACACGCCGTGGATCGAATTGCAGAGCTTCTGCGTCTGGGGGAACTTAAAGATATTGTTGGTGTACCCACTTCGACCAAAACATTTGATCAAGCATTGTCTTTGGGGATTCCTTTATCGGATCTTGACTCTCACCCTGTTATCGATTTAGCCATTGATGGAGCTGATGAGGTGGACCCAGCCATGAACCTAGTTAAAGGTCGCGGGGGTTCGTTACTGAGGGAAAAGATGGTAGAATCCGTGAGCAAGAAATTCATTGTTATAGTAGATGAATCCAAATTGGTGAAGCATATCGGGGGTAGTGAGTTGGCTATGCCGGTAGAGGTTATCCCTTTTTGTTGGAATCATTCGCTGAAAAGACTTGTGAACCTGTTTTCTTATGCTGGTTGTGTTGGGGAGATTCGGAAGTGTGCAGAGAGTGGGAAGCCCTCCGTGACAGATAACGGAAATTATGTCATTGACCTGTATTTTGAGAGGGATATCGGGGATTTAGACGAAGCGAGTGATGCCATATTGAGGCTTCCCGGGATCGTAGAGCACGGCATGTTTATAGGATTGGCTTCCTCATTGATTGTAGCAGGTGTCGGTGGCCTTACCATCAAGACTCGAGTAGGGAGTGAGGTGGAAGTAGAGTCTTTCTGTTACAGTGAATTGAGGAATGGGTTTTAGTCttgctgaatttttttatttatgtctaGGTCTATTGGGGAAGAAAGTTTTGGTTATTGACTCAGGTGACTCGCTCCAGTTCGACTTATTTCCTAATTTTGTAAGGGAAAATTTTGGGTGCTGCTTATGCTGAAAATTCATAGAATTGATGACGGAATTTTATTAGTCTTGTCAATGCCAAAAGGcttgtttatgatattttagCTGCAAAGATGATTCTTGATCT includes:
- the LOC140969929 gene encoding probable ribose-5-phosphate isomerase 1 — protein: MAVANPHSHFLLSESHTAVDPPTLMGTSTVSPYSVSLTQDDLKRIAAFKAVEHVKSGMVVGLGTGSTAKHAVDRIAELLRLGELKDIVGVPTSTKTFDQALSLGIPLSDLDSHPVIDLAIDGADEVDPAMNLVKGRGGSLLREKMVESVSKKFIVIVDESKLVKHIGGSELAMPVEVIPFCWNHSLKRLVNLFSYAGCVGEIRKCAESGKPSVTDNGNYVIDLYFERDIGDLDEASDAILRLPGIVEHGMFIGLASSLIVAGVGGLTIKTRVGSEVEVESFCYSELRNGF